A region from the Coffea eugenioides isolate CCC68of chromosome 9, Ceug_1.0, whole genome shotgun sequence genome encodes:
- the LOC113783357 gene encoding U-box domain-containing protein 38-like: protein MDEMFVTKFKSLDVMEQEEAVILLRKTTKANDEDARVRLCTPKLLQAIKPLLVSRYPIVQTNAVASIVNLSLANVNKVKIVRSGMVPILVDLLKGGFEESQAHAAGGIFSLALQDENKMAIGVLGALEPLLHALRSGTELTRRDSALALYHLSIVSSNRVKLIKLGAVGILLGMLRSGVLVGRVVLVVCNLAVSPEGRSALLDGGAVVSLVAILRDGSESDSSESTRENCVAALYSLSHGSLRFRGLAREARASEVLQAVVEHGSDRAREKANRILAVLRGRDGEEESGEIDWEAVMEGGLSRTRHRVPARYSSGLNSTEF from the coding sequence ATGGATGAAATGTTTGTTACGAAGTTCAAGAGTTTGGATGTGATGGAACAGGAGGAAGCAGTGATTCTTTTACGAAAAACCACTAAAGCAAACGATGAAGATGCTAGGGTAAGACTCTGTACCCCGAAGCTTTTACAGGCGATAAAGCCTCTGCTGGTTTCGAGATATCCAATTGTGCAGACGAATGCAGTTGCTTCGATTGTGAATCTTTCGCTTGCTAATGTGAATAAAGTGAAGATTGTTCGATCTGGGATGGTTCCGATTCTGGTTGATTTGTTAAAGGGTGGATTTGAGGAGTCTCAGGCGCATGCCGCAGGTGGGATTTTCAGTTTAGCTCTGCAGGACGAGAATAAGATGGCGATTGGGGTTTTGGGAGCTCTGGAGCCATTGTTGCATGCTTTGAGGTCCGGGACCGAGTTGACTCGGCGTGACTCGGCCTTGGCGTTGTATCATCTGAGCATTGTTAGTAGCAATAGGGTAAAGTTGATTAAGCTTGGAGCCGTTGGGATTTTGTTGGGGATGTTGAGGAGTGGGGTTTTGGTGGGGAGAGTGGTGTTGGTGGTTTGCAATTTGGCGGTGTCACCGGAGGGGCGGTCGGCGTTGTTGGATGGCGGCGCGGTGGTCAGCCTGGTGGCAATTTTGCGGGATGGAAGTGAGTCTGACTCGTCCGAGTCAACACGTGAGAATTGTGTGGCAGCTTTGTACTCACTGAGTCATGGGAGTCTGAGGTTCAGAGGGCTGGCCAGGGAGGCGAGGGCGTCCGAGGTGTTGCAGGCGGTGGTGGAGCATGGAAGCGACCGGGCCAGGGAAAAGGCGAACAGGATATTGGCGGTGTTGAGAGGTAGAGATGGGGAGGAGGAGAGCGGAGAGATTGATTGGGAAGCGGTGATGGAGGGTGGACTGAGTCGAACTCGGCACCGAGTTCCTGCTAGGTATTCAAGTGGCCTTAACTCAACCGAGTTCTGA